In Janibacter cremeus, a genomic segment contains:
- the rplR gene encoding 50S ribosomal protein L18, which translates to MAMIVKRAKGKSAARGRRHLRVRKKVTGTAVRPRLVVNRSSRHVFVQVVDDTVGKTVASASTMEADVRALDGDKTARAKKVGELVAERAQSAGIEAVVFDRGGNRYHGRVAAIADGAREGGLAL; encoded by the coding sequence ATGGCAATGATCGTCAAGCGAGCCAAGGGCAAGAGCGCCGCTCGTGGTCGTCGCCACCTGCGCGTGCGCAAGAAGGTCACCGGCACTGCGGTACGTCCGCGTCTGGTGGTCAACCGCAGCAGCCGCCACGTCTTCGTCCAGGTGGTCGACGACACGGTCGGCAAGACCGTCGCGTCCGCGTCGACCATGGAGGCCGACGTGCGTGCACTGGACGGTGACAAGACCGCGCGGGCCAAGAAGGTCGGCGAGCTCGTGGCCGAGCGGGCACAGTCCGCCGGCATCGAGGCCGTCGTCTTCGATCGCGGCGGCAACCGGTACCACGGACGCGTCGCCGCGATCGCCGATGGTGCCCGCGAAGGGGGTCTGGCGCTGTGA
- the rpsE gene encoding 30S ribosomal protein S5, producing MPGPQRRGAGAAGTNERSNNDRRDNRGGGRGGGRDRNENQYLERVVTINRVAKVVKGGRRFSFTALVVVGDGDGTVGVGYGKAKEVPSAIAKGVEEAKKNFFTVPRIQGTIPHPILGEDAAGVVMLRPASPGTGVIAGGSVRAVLECAGIHDVLSKSLGSDNAINIVHAVVAALKGLERPEAVAARRGLPLDEVAPAAMLRAQAAGRAEAADKAKAGA from the coding sequence ATGCCCGGACCCCAGCGTCGAGGCGCCGGTGCCGCTGGCACCAATGAGCGCTCCAACAACGACCGTCGCGACAACCGTGGCGGAGGCCGCGGCGGAGGCCGCGACCGCAACGAGAACCAGTACCTCGAGCGGGTTGTGACCATCAACCGCGTCGCCAAGGTCGTCAAGGGTGGTCGTCGCTTCAGCTTCACCGCCCTGGTCGTCGTCGGTGACGGTGACGGCACCGTCGGTGTCGGCTACGGCAAGGCCAAGGAGGTCCCCTCCGCGATCGCCAAGGGTGTCGAGGAGGCGAAGAAGAACTTCTTCACCGTGCCGCGCATCCAGGGCACCATCCCGCACCCGATCCTCGGTGAGGACGCGGCCGGTGTCGTCATGCTCCGGCCGGCATCGCCCGGTACCGGTGTCATTGCCGGCGGTTCCGTGCGTGCTGTCCTCGAGTGCGCCGGCATCCACGACGTGCTGAGCAAGTCGCTCGGCTCGGACAACGCGATCAACATCGTCCACGCGGTGGTCGCGGCCCTGAAGGGCCTCGAGCGCCCGGAGGCCGTCGCGGCCCGCCGCGGCCTGCCCCTGGACGAGGTGGCCCCGGCCGCCATGCTGCGCGCCCAGGCCGCTGGCCGCGCGGAGGCTGCCGACAAGGCGAAGGCGGGTGCCTGA
- the rplF gene encoding 50S ribosomal protein L6, which translates to MSRIGRLPVAIPSGVDVTIDGQTVTVKGPKGELRTSVTEPITVAQTEDGVEVSRPDDERESRSLHGLSRSLINNMVVGVTEGYEKKLEIHGTGYRVQDKGGSLEFALGFSHPVVVEAPEGISFTVENPTHLAVQGIDKQLVGETAANIRKLRRPDPYKGKGVRYEGEQIRRKVGKAGK; encoded by the coding sequence ATGTCGCGTATTGGACGACTCCCGGTCGCCATCCCCAGCGGTGTCGACGTCACCATCGATGGCCAGACCGTCACGGTCAAGGGCCCCAAGGGTGAGCTGCGCACGAGCGTGACCGAGCCGATCACGGTCGCCCAGACCGAGGACGGTGTCGAGGTCTCCCGCCCCGACGACGAGCGCGAGTCGCGTTCGCTCCACGGGCTCTCCCGCAGCCTCATCAACAACATGGTCGTCGGTGTCACCGAGGGCTACGAGAAGAAGCTCGAGATCCATGGCACCGGTTACCGCGTGCAGGACAAGGGCGGCTCCCTGGAGTTCGCGCTCGGGTTCAGCCACCCGGTCGTCGTCGAGGCGCCCGAGGGGATCAGCTTCACTGTCGAGAACCCGACCCACCTCGCCGTGCAGGGCATCGACAAGCAGCTCGTCGGTGAGACCGCTGCCAACATCCGCAAGCTCCGCCGCCCCGACCCGTACAAGGGCAAGGGTGTTCGGTACGAGGGCGAGCAGATCCGTCGCAAGGTCGGAAAGGCTGGTAAGTAA
- a CDS encoding adenylate kinase: protein MRLIILGPPGAGKGTQASRIAEHYEIPAISTGDIFRANIKNETDLGKQVKEILASGGYVSDEITNAIVADRLQEEDAAGGFLLDGYPRTTAQVAALDEMLAQSGSALDKVLELVVDDEVVVDRLLKRAEVEGRSDDSEEVIRERMALYHRETEPLSSAYDERGLLVTVDGVGGVDEVAQRIVTALGS from the coding sequence ATGCGTCTGATCATTCTGGGCCCCCCCGGGGCCGGCAAGGGCACCCAGGCCAGCCGGATCGCCGAGCACTACGAGATCCCCGCGATCTCCACCGGCGACATCTTCCGGGCCAACATCAAGAACGAGACCGACCTCGGCAAGCAGGTCAAGGAGATCCTCGCTTCCGGCGGTTATGTCTCCGACGAGATCACCAACGCGATCGTCGCGGACCGCCTGCAGGAGGAGGACGCCGCCGGTGGCTTCCTGCTCGACGGGTACCCGCGCACCACCGCGCAGGTGGCCGCGCTCGACGAGATGCTCGCCCAGTCCGGCTCGGCACTCGACAAGGTGCTCGAGCTCGTCGTCGACGACGAGGTGGTGGTCGACCGGCTGCTCAAGCGGGCCGAGGTCGAGGGCCGCTCCGACGACAGCGAGGAGGTCATCCGCGAGCGGATGGCGCTCTACCACCGCGAGACCGAGCCGCTGTCCTCCGCCTACGACGAGCGCGGGCTGCTGGTCACGGTCGATGGTGTCGGCGGGGTCGACGAGGTCGCCCAGCGCATCGTCACCGCGCTCGGCTCCTGA
- the secY gene encoding preprotein translocase subunit SecY, whose protein sequence is MLSVFTRAFKTPDLRRKLLFTLGIVMLFRLGTFVPTPNVNYTAVQECIAGARQGDAGNQLLGMANLFSGGALMQLSIFALGIMPYITASIIVQLLTVVIPRFEALKQEGQQGQAKMTQYTRYLTIALAVLQSATFVTFAQNPSALFGNANCTQILYRDTIVDTVFMVLTMTAGTGLIMWLGELITDKGVGNGMSLLIFTSITATFPGSLWAIQQRDGRWDLFILVIIIGLLIMTAVVFVEQSQRRIPVQYAKKMVGRQMYGGTSTYIPIKVNMANVIPIIFASSMLALPQMVAQFQSDPQGNNPAYIDWINTYLVQGDSPIYMAVYTILILFFTFFYVSITFNPNEVADNMKKYGGFIPGIRAGRPTAEYLRYVITRITVPGAIYLALVSLIPLIAFVLIGANRDFPFGGASILIMVGVGLDTVKQIESQLQQHHYEGFLR, encoded by the coding sequence GTGCTCTCCGTCTTCACTCGGGCGTTCAAGACGCCCGACCTGCGGCGAAAGCTGCTCTTCACGTTGGGCATCGTCATGCTCTTCCGCCTCGGCACCTTCGTGCCGACGCCGAACGTGAACTACACAGCCGTCCAGGAGTGCATCGCCGGCGCCCGCCAGGGGGACGCCGGCAACCAGCTGTTGGGTATGGCCAACCTCTTCAGCGGGGGTGCGCTGATGCAGCTGTCGATCTTCGCGCTGGGGATCATGCCCTACATCACCGCGAGCATCATCGTGCAGCTGCTCACGGTCGTCATCCCCCGCTTCGAGGCGTTGAAGCAGGAAGGGCAGCAGGGTCAGGCCAAGATGACCCAGTACACGCGGTACCTGACGATCGCGCTGGCCGTCCTCCAGTCGGCGACCTTCGTCACCTTCGCGCAGAACCCCTCCGCGCTCTTCGGCAACGCCAACTGCACCCAGATCCTCTACCGCGACACCATCGTGGACACCGTCTTCATGGTCCTGACGATGACCGCCGGCACCGGCTTGATCATGTGGCTCGGTGAGCTGATCACGGACAAGGGCGTCGGCAACGGCATGTCCCTGCTGATCTTCACCTCCATCACCGCGACGTTCCCCGGTTCGCTGTGGGCCATCCAGCAGCGTGACGGACGCTGGGACCTGTTCATCCTGGTCATCATCATCGGTCTGCTGATCATGACCGCCGTCGTCTTCGTCGAGCAGTCGCAGCGACGCATCCCCGTCCAGTACGCGAAGAAGATGGTCGGGCGCCAGATGTACGGCGGGACCTCGACGTACATCCCGATCAAGGTCAACATGGCCAACGTCATCCCGATCATCTTCGCCAGCTCGATGCTCGCGCTGCCGCAGATGGTCGCCCAGTTCCAGTCCGACCCCCAGGGCAACAACCCCGCCTACATCGACTGGATCAACACCTACCTGGTGCAGGGCGACAGCCCGATCTACATGGCCGTCTACACGATCCTGATCCTGTTCTTCACCTTCTTCTACGTCTCGATCACGTTCAACCCGAACGAGGTCGCCGACAACATGAAGAAGTACGGGGGATTCATCCCCGGTATCCGGGCCGGGCGACCCACGGCCGAGTACCTCAGGTATGTCATCACCCGCATCACCGTGCCGGGCGCCATCTACCTCGCCCTGGTCTCACTGATCCCGCTCATCGCCTTCGTGCTGATCGGGGCAAACCGCGACTTCCCGTTCGGCGGTGCGTCTATCCTCATCATGGTGGGCGTCGGTCTCGACACGGTGAAGCAGATCGAGTCCCAGCTCCAGCAACACCACTACGAAGGATTCCTGCGCTGA
- the meaB gene encoding methylmalonyl Co-A mutase-associated GTPase MeaB has protein sequence MVEPVADLAAGVRDRSRAHIARAITLVESSRPDHRERSKALLAELAPDTGRGLRVGVSGIPGAGKSTFIDALGTRLIENGHRVAVVAVDPSSARTGGSVLGDRTRMAQLTASEDAFVRPSPSGAHLGGVARATRESMLVLEAAGHDVVLVETVGVGQSEVAVAEMVDTFLMLALARGGDQLQGIKRGILEMADVIAVNKADGEHAGDARVAARELSGAMRLMNPDPHARRPPVLTCSAYTGDGLDDVWDAVLEHRAWLEEQGSLQGRRAEQQREWMWAMVDAELRDTVRHSPRVRELLTEITPGVRSGQISAVDGAERIIAAFSAELAERD, from the coding sequence ATGGTTGAGCCGGTCGCCGACCTCGCGGCGGGAGTGCGTGATCGTTCCCGGGCACACATCGCCCGGGCGATCACCCTCGTCGAGTCCTCACGTCCGGACCACAGGGAACGCTCGAAGGCGCTGCTCGCGGAGCTCGCGCCCGACACCGGCCGCGGGCTGCGGGTCGGGGTCTCCGGCATCCCCGGAGCCGGCAAGTCGACCTTCATCGACGCGCTCGGCACACGACTGATCGAGAACGGGCACCGCGTCGCGGTCGTCGCCGTCGACCCGAGCAGCGCCCGCACCGGGGGCTCCGTGCTCGGTGACCGCACACGGATGGCCCAGCTGACCGCCAGCGAGGACGCCTTCGTGCGGCCCTCACCATCGGGGGCGCACCTCGGGGGAGTGGCCCGCGCGACGCGCGAGTCGATGCTCGTCCTCGAGGCAGCGGGTCACGACGTCGTGCTCGTCGAGACGGTCGGTGTCGGCCAGTCCGAGGTGGCCGTGGCAGAGATGGTCGACACCTTCCTGATGCTGGCGCTGGCCCGCGGTGGGGACCAGCTCCAGGGCATCAAGCGCGGCATCCTGGAGATGGCCGACGTCATCGCGGTCAACAAGGCCGATGGTGAGCACGCCGGGGACGCCCGTGTTGCTGCACGTGAGCTGTCCGGCGCGATGCGCCTGATGAACCCGGACCCGCACGCCCGCCGCCCACCGGTCCTCACCTGCAGCGCATACACCGGTGACGGACTCGACGACGTGTGGGACGCCGTCCTGGAGCACCGCGCCTGGCTGGAGGAGCAGGGCTCGCTGCAGGGTCGGCGCGCCGAGCAGCAGCGCGAGTGGATGTGGGCCATGGTCGACGCCGAGCTGCGGGATACGGTCCGGCACTCGCCCCGGGTGCGGGAGCTGCTCACCGAGATCACCCCCGGCGTGCGCTCCGGCCAGATCAGCGCCGTCGACGGCGCCGAGCGGATCATCGCGGCCTTCTCGGCCGAGCTCGCCGAGCGCGACTGA
- a CDS encoding methylmalonyl-CoA mutase subunit beta encodes MTMPPESPSGADDVLSLAAGFPQVEPDAWADMAAAVVNKSRADDAKVDGPGAVEILTSELPGGLGVDPIYWSRERSLGLPGAMPFTRGLGPRDPDLPWHVCQLHDDPDAATSRKAVLDDLERGVSAVWLHVGDDGIAPGDVAEVLGDVMVDLAPVTVSSWTDQAGAAGALIAAWEAKGVDPAVVGGSLGHDPIGLAAAVGGTPDLAPLADAVDLCTNRWTGVRAITVDTRVHHDAGASDQDEIALALATALDYVRHLTDAGVVAAEAFRRIEFRIAATADQFVTIAKLRALRRTWARIGEVLQVPQADRGARVHAVTSWRMQTRTDPWVNILRDTIACLAASAGGADAITVLPYDHVLGLPTPFSRRIARNTQSILASESNVARVADPAGGSNYVETLTDDLARAAWSWFGELDAAGGAAAGLSSGAIAERLARARAARDTDLATLELPLTGTSTFPLAGEKLLERTPRARVAARGLPRSRDGQVFEDLRARTATGDVSVPVFALGSPREHTTRVSFVANLLGVAGVRPETHVVATAEDVAAAVEGAKGASVAILASSKKGYEALAEPTVAALRAAGVDRVLVAGSTSEVGDVPVDGEVRSGMDVVAFLDELLDLLDQAGAQQAGANA; translated from the coding sequence ATGACCATGCCCCCCGAAAGTCCCTCCGGAGCTGATGACGTCCTGAGTCTGGCCGCGGGCTTCCCGCAGGTCGAGCCGGATGCCTGGGCCGACATGGCCGCAGCGGTGGTCAACAAGTCCCGGGCCGACGACGCCAAGGTCGATGGGCCCGGAGCGGTCGAGATCCTCACCAGCGAGCTGCCCGGTGGTCTGGGCGTCGACCCCATCTACTGGTCGCGGGAGCGCAGCCTGGGGCTGCCGGGGGCGATGCCCTTCACCCGTGGCCTGGGACCGCGCGACCCGGACCTGCCGTGGCACGTGTGCCAGTTGCACGACGACCCGGATGCCGCGACCAGCCGCAAGGCCGTCCTCGACGACCTCGAGCGGGGCGTCAGCGCCGTCTGGTTGCACGTCGGTGACGACGGCATCGCGCCCGGTGACGTTGCCGAGGTCCTCGGTGACGTCATGGTCGACCTCGCCCCGGTGACGGTCTCCTCGTGGACGGACCAGGCCGGCGCCGCGGGCGCACTCATCGCCGCGTGGGAGGCGAAGGGGGTCGACCCCGCCGTCGTGGGCGGCAGCCTCGGCCACGACCCGATCGGTCTGGCCGCCGCGGTGGGTGGCACCCCTGATCTCGCCCCGCTCGCCGACGCGGTCGACCTCTGCACCAATCGTTGGACCGGCGTGCGCGCGATCACCGTCGACACCCGCGTCCACCACGACGCCGGAGCCAGTGATCAGGACGAGATCGCCCTGGCCCTGGCGACGGCGCTGGACTACGTGCGCCACCTGACCGACGCTGGTGTCGTGGCCGCCGAGGCCTTCCGCCGGATCGAGTTCCGCATCGCGGCGACCGCCGACCAGTTCGTCACCATCGCCAAGCTGCGCGCGTTGCGCCGCACGTGGGCCCGGATCGGCGAGGTCCTCCAGGTGCCGCAGGCCGACCGCGGCGCACGGGTCCACGCCGTCACTTCCTGGCGCATGCAGACCCGCACCGACCCGTGGGTGAACATCCTGCGCGACACGATCGCCTGCCTCGCGGCCTCCGCAGGCGGCGCCGACGCCATCACCGTGCTGCCGTACGACCACGTGCTCGGGCTGCCGACCCCCTTCTCCCGGCGGATTGCCCGCAACACCCAGTCGATCCTCGCGTCGGAGTCGAACGTCGCCCGGGTCGCCGACCCGGCCGGCGGCTCCAACTACGTCGAGACGCTGACCGACGATCTTGCCCGCGCCGCGTGGAGCTGGTTCGGCGAGCTCGATGCCGCCGGCGGTGCCGCGGCCGGCCTGTCCTCCGGGGCGATCGCGGAGCGCCTGGCGCGGGCCCGCGCGGCGCGGGACACCGACCTGGCCACCCTCGAGCTGCCGCTGACCGGCACCTCGACCTTCCCGCTGGCGGGAGAGAAGCTGCTCGAGCGCACCCCGCGTGCCCGGGTCGCCGCACGGGGGCTGCCCCGCTCGCGCGACGGGCAGGTCTTCGAGGATCTGCGCGCCCGCACGGCCACGGGTGACGTGAGTGTCCCCGTCTTCGCGCTCGGCTCGCCCCGCGAGCACACGACCCGGGTCAGCTTCGTCGCCAACCTCCTCGGCGTGGCCGGTGTCCGGCCGGAGACCCACGTCGTGGCCACGGCCGAGGACGTGGCCGCCGCCGTCGAGGGGGCGAAGGGGGCGAGCGTGGCCATCCTCGCGTCCTCGAAGAAGGGCTACGAGGCGCTCGCCGAGCCGACCGTCGCGGCGCTGCGCGCCGCGGGCGTGGACCGGGTGCTCGTCGCCGGCTCCACGTCGGAGGTCGGCGACGTCCCCGTCGACGGCGAGGTCCGTTCCGGCATGGACGTCGTCGCCTTCCTCGACGAACTTCTCGACCTCCTCGATCAAGCCGGTGCCCAGCAGGCAGGAGCGAACGCATGA
- the rpsH gene encoding 30S ribosomal protein S8, which yields MTMTDPIADMLTRVRNANSAHHDEVSMPYSKLKSHIAEILQAEGFIAGWTVEEATVGKTLEISLKYGPNRERSIAGVRRVSKPGLRVYAKSTNLPKVLGGLGVALISTSSGLLTDKQAATKGVGGEVLAYVW from the coding sequence ATGACCATGACCGACCCGATTGCGGACATGTTGACCCGCGTGCGGAACGCCAACTCGGCGCACCACGACGAGGTCTCCATGCCGTACTCCAAGCTGAAGTCGCACATCGCGGAGATCCTCCAGGCGGAGGGTTTCATCGCGGGGTGGACCGTTGAGGAGGCCACCGTCGGAAAGACGCTGGAGATCTCCCTCAAGTACGGTCCGAACCGTGAGCGTTCCATCGCGGGGGTGCGCCGGGTGTCCAAGCCCGGTCTGCGCGTCTACGCGAAGTCCACCAACCTGCCGAAGGTTCTCGGCGGCCTGGGCGTGGCGCTCATCTCCACGTCATCCGGCCTCCTGACCGACAAGCAGGCCGCAACCAAGGGTGTGGGCGGGGAAGTCCTCGCCTACGTCTGGTAG
- the rplO gene encoding 50S ribosomal protein L15, whose translation MADSKANPTSGEKADAPALKVHHLRPAPGSRTAKTRVGRGEASKGKTAGRGTKGTKARYQVPERFEGGQTPLHMRLPKLRGFNNKFKTEYQVVNLDRISALFPEGGAIGVDELVAKGAVRDGQLVKVLGSGEISAKVDLTVDAFSASAKEKIESAGGSVTKR comes from the coding sequence ATGGCTGACTCCAAGGCCAACCCCACGTCGGGGGAGAAGGCGGACGCACCCGCGCTGAAGGTGCACCACCTGCGCCCGGCTCCGGGATCCAGGACCGCCAAGACCCGTGTGGGTCGCGGTGAGGCCTCGAAGGGCAAGACCGCCGGGCGCGGTACCAAGGGCACCAAGGCCCGGTACCAGGTGCCGGAGCGCTTCGAGGGTGGCCAGACGCCGTTGCACATGCGTCTGCCCAAGCTCCGCGGCTTCAACAACAAGTTCAAGACCGAGTACCAGGTCGTCAACCTCGACCGCATCTCGGCGCTCTTCCCGGAGGGTGGCGCCATCGGCGTCGACGAGCTCGTGGCCAAGGGAGCCGTCCGCGACGGCCAGCTGGTCAAGGTGCTCGGCTCCGGCGAGATCTCGGCGAAGGTCGACCTCACGGTCGATGCCTTCTCCGCGAGCGCCAAGGAGAAGATCGAGTCGGCCGGGGGCAGCGTCACCAAGCGCTGA
- the rpmD gene encoding 50S ribosomal protein L30: protein MAQLKVTQTRSEIGGTQRQRDTLRSIGLKRIGDVVVKEDRPEFRGMVQTVRHLVTVEEED, encoded by the coding sequence ATGGCTCAGCTGAAGGTGACCCAGACCCGTTCGGAGATCGGTGGGACCCAGCGTCAGCGTGACACGCTGCGCAGCATCGGTCTGAAGCGCATCGGCGACGTCGTCGTCAAGGAGGACCGCCCGGAGTTCCGCGGCATGGTCCAGACGGTTCGCCACCTGGTGACCGTCGAGGAGGAGGACTGA
- the map gene encoding type I methionyl aminopeptidase, producing MGLFARERVRARTPQQLRAMRVAGLLVGRTLAMLQEEVRPGMTTAQLDALAEDHIRSGGGIPNFQLVPGYEHTLCASINEEIVHGIPGDRVLREGDLLSIDCGAEVEGWNGDSAITLVVGGAQAGDPAALRLSEITRRSLWAGIAALRPGGDLNDVGGAVEDSVLADAQADGVEYGIVEDYTGHGIGEQMHLPPMVPNYRVRGRAPATPVGGTIAIEPMVTLGPEANHVLADDWTIVTDSGRPAAHWEHSVALTEYGIWVLTALDGGEAELTARGAPFGPLD from the coding sequence ATGGGTCTCTTCGCACGCGAGCGGGTCCGCGCACGCACCCCGCAGCAGTTGCGGGCGATGCGCGTGGCGGGCCTGCTCGTCGGCCGAACCCTGGCCATGCTGCAGGAGGAGGTCCGGCCCGGCATGACCACCGCGCAGCTCGACGCCCTCGCGGAGGACCACATCCGCAGCGGCGGCGGGATCCCCAACTTCCAGCTCGTGCCCGGTTACGAGCACACGCTGTGCGCCTCGATCAACGAGGAGATCGTCCACGGCATCCCCGGCGACCGGGTCCTGCGCGAGGGCGACCTGCTGAGCATCGACTGCGGCGCCGAGGTCGAGGGCTGGAACGGCGACTCCGCGATCACCCTCGTCGTCGGTGGTGCGCAGGCCGGCGACCCGGCTGCCCTCCGCCTGTCCGAGATCACCCGCCGTTCGCTGTGGGCCGGCATCGCCGCCCTTCGCCCCGGTGGGGACCTCAACGACGTCGGCGGCGCGGTCGAGGACTCGGTCCTCGCCGATGCGCAGGCGGACGGTGTCGAGTACGGCATCGTCGAGGACTACACCGGCCACGGCATCGGTGAGCAGATGCACCTGCCGCCGATGGTGCCCAACTATCGCGTGCGTGGCCGCGCCCCGGCCACACCCGTGGGTGGCACCATCGCCATCGAGCCGATGGTCACCCTCGGCCCGGAGGCCAACCACGTGCTGGCCGACGACTGGACCATCGTCACCGACTCCGGCCGCCCCGCCGCCCACTGGGAGCACTCGGTCGCCCTGACCGAGTACGGCATCTGGGTGCTCACCGCACTCGACGGCGGCGAGGCCGAGCTGACCGCCCGCGGCGCCCCCTTCGGCCCGCTCGACTGA
- the scpA gene encoding methylmalonyl-CoA mutase, whose product MSDAHTTIPTFDTVELGDGAPAADAQQRWQEVLDSTPGAADGWTTPEHIEVAPVYTQEDTDDLDFLRTVPGKAPFLRGPYPTMYVNQPWTVRQYAGFSTAEESNAFYRRNLAAGQKGLSVAFDLATHRGYDSDHPRVSGDVGMAGVAIDSIYDMRTLFSGIPLDRMSVSMTMNGAVLPILALYVVAAEEQGVSPEELSGTIQNDILKEFMVRNTYIYPPQPSMRIISDIFAYTSTKMPRFNSISISGYHMQEAGATQDLELAYTLADGIEYIRAGKEAGLDVDAFAPRLSFFWAIGMNFYMEIAKLRAARLLWARLVKENFGPENPKSLSLRTHSQTSGWSLTAQDVYNNVARTCVEAMAATQGHTQSLHTNALDEAIALPTDFSARIARNTQLVLQQESGTTRVVDPWGGSAYVERLTHDLAQRALAHIEEVEKAGGMAKAIEAGIPKMRIEEAAARTQARIDSGQQPLIGINTYPVDEDEDIEILKVDNAAVRKSQIAGIEQLKAERDEEQTQAALAALTRGAKADGGTMETNLLALAIDAARAKATVGEISSALEEVYGRYTAQIRTISGVYRDEAGAGGAVEEVQGKVEDFEQAEGRRPRILVAKMGQDGHDRGQKVIATAFADLGFDVDVGPLFQTPAEVARQAVEGDVHVVGVSSLAAGHLSLVPALRAELDELGRQDLMIVVGGVIPKQDFDELRAAGADDIYPPGTVIANAAGSLVDQLRERAAAAHG is encoded by the coding sequence ATGAGCGACGCGCACACCACCATCCCCACCTTCGACACGGTCGAGCTCGGCGACGGCGCTCCGGCGGCCGACGCGCAGCAGCGCTGGCAGGAGGTGCTCGACTCGACCCCGGGCGCCGCCGACGGCTGGACCACCCCGGAGCACATCGAGGTCGCCCCGGTGTACACCCAGGAGGACACCGACGACCTGGACTTCCTGCGCACGGTCCCGGGCAAGGCCCCTTTCCTGCGTGGCCCGTACCCGACCATGTACGTCAACCAGCCGTGGACGGTGCGGCAGTACGCGGGCTTCTCCACCGCAGAGGAGTCCAACGCGTTCTACCGTCGCAACCTCGCGGCCGGGCAGAAGGGCCTCTCGGTCGCCTTCGACCTCGCGACGCACCGCGGCTACGACAGCGACCACCCACGCGTCTCGGGAGACGTCGGCATGGCCGGGGTGGCCATCGACTCGATCTACGACATGCGCACGCTCTTCAGCGGCATCCCGCTGGACCGGATGAGCGTGTCAATGACGATGAACGGCGCGGTGCTGCCGATCCTCGCGCTCTACGTCGTCGCGGCCGAGGAGCAGGGGGTGAGCCCGGAGGAGCTGAGCGGAACCATCCAGAACGACATCCTCAAGGAGTTCATGGTCCGCAACACCTACATCTACCCACCGCAGCCCTCGATGCGGATCATCTCCGACATCTTCGCCTACACCAGCACGAAGATGCCGCGCTTCAACTCGATCTCCATCTCCGGTTACCACATGCAGGAGGCCGGGGCCACGCAGGACCTCGAGCTGGCCTACACCCTGGCCGACGGCATCGAGTACATCCGGGCGGGCAAGGAGGCGGGTCTCGACGTCGACGCCTTCGCGCCGCGACTGTCCTTCTTCTGGGCCATCGGCATGAACTTCTACATGGAGATCGCCAAGCTGCGTGCGGCCCGCCTGCTGTGGGCGCGTCTGGTCAAGGAGAACTTCGGCCCCGAGAACCCGAAGTCGCTCTCCCTGCGCACGCACAGCCAGACCTCCGGCTGGAGCCTGACTGCCCAGGATGTCTACAACAACGTGGCTCGCACCTGCGTCGAGGCTATGGCTGCGACCCAGGGGCACACGCAGAGCCTGCACACCAATGCACTGGACGAGGCGATCGCGCTTCCGACGGACTTCTCGGCGCGCATTGCCCGCAACACGCAGCTGGTGCTCCAGCAGGAGTCGGGAACGACACGGGTCGTCGACCCGTGGGGCGGCAGCGCCTACGTCGAGCGCCTGACCCACGACCTGGCCCAGCGCGCACTCGCGCACATCGAGGAGGTGGAGAAGGCCGGCGGCATGGCCAAGGCCATCGAGGCCGGCATCCCCAAGATGCGTATTGAGGAGGCGGCGGCCCGCACCCAGGCGCGGATCGACTCCGGCCAGCAGCCGCTGATCGGGATCAACACGTATCCGGTGGACGAGGACGAGGACATCGAGATCCTCAAGGTCGACAACGCCGCGGTCCGCAAGTCCCAGATCGCCGGGATCGAGCAGCTGAAGGCCGAGCGCGACGAGGAGCAGACGCAGGCCGCGCTGGCTGCGCTCACCCGTGGCGCGAAGGCCGACGGCGGCACCATGGAGACCAACCTGCTCGCACTGGCCATCGACGCCGCGCGCGCCAAGGCCACCGTCGGGGAGATCTCCTCCGCGCTGGAAGAGGTCTACGGGCGCTACACCGCGCAGATCCGTACGATCTCGGGTGTGTACCGGGACGAGGCAGGGGCGGGCGGAGCCGTCGAGGAGGTCCAGGGAAAGGTCGAGGACTTCGAGCAGGCAGAGGGGCGTCGTCCGCGCATCCTCGTGGCCAAGATGGGCCAGGACGGCCACGACCGCGGCCAGAAGGTCATCGCGACCGCCTTCGCCGACCTCGGATTCGACGTCGACGTGGGCCCGCTCTTCCAGACCCCCGCCGAGGTGGCGCGTCAGGCCGTCGAGGGGGACGTGCACGTCGTCGGGGTGTCCTCGCTCGCCGCGGGTCACCTGAGCCTCGTGCCGGCGCTGCGGGCCGAGCTGGACGAGCTGGGTCGCCAGGACCTGATGATCGTCGTCGGCGGGGTCATCCCGAAGCAGGACTTCGACGAGCTGCGGGCCGCCGGCGCCGACGACATCTACCCGCCGGGCACGGTCATCGCCAATGCAGCCGGCAGCCTGGTCGACCAGCTGCGGGAGCGAGCTGCCGCCGCCCATGGTTGA